The Monodelphis domestica isolate mMonDom1 chromosome 7, mMonDom1.pri, whole genome shotgun sequence genome window below encodes:
- the AMT gene encoding aminomethyltransferase, mitochondrial isoform X3: MVSFAGWSLPVQYQDSHLESHLHTRRHCSLFDVSHMLQTKIFGQDRVKMMESLVVSDIAELKPNQGTLTLFTNEEGGIIDDLIVTNTSDKYLYVVSNAGCREKDLALMQNKASELRSAGWDVNLEVTDHALMALQGPSAAHVLQAGVSDDLRKLTFMTSAVMDVFGVPGCRVTRCGYTGEDGVEISVPAEKAVHLAEALLKNQEVKLAGLAARDSLRLEAGLCLYGNDIDERTTPVEGSLGWTLGKRRRAAMDFPGAAIVVPQIKGKLTRKRVGLTSTGAPIRQHSLIMNTEGAVIGEITSGCPSPCLKKNVAMGYVDGQYSKIGTPLMVEVRKKQQEAVVSKMPFVPTRYYTLK, encoded by the exons ATGGTGTCTTTTGCTGGTTGGAGCCTACCTGTGCAGTACCAGGACAGCCACTTAGAATCCCACCTGCATACCCGAAGACATTGCTCACTGTTCGATGTGTCCCACATGCTACAG ACCAAGATATTTGGTCAGGATCGAGTGAAGATGATGGAGAGCTTGGTGGTCAGTGATATTGCTGAACTGAAGCCAAACCAG GGGACGCTGACTCTTTTCACCAATGAAGAAGGTGGTATCATAGATGACCTGATTGTGACAAACACATCTGACAAGTACCTCTACGTGGTGTCCAACGCTGGCTGCCGAGAGAAGGACCTGGCCCTCATGCAG AACAAGGCCTCGGAGCTGAGAAGTGCTGGCTGGGATGTGAACCTGGAGGTGACTGATCATGCCTTGATGGCTCTACAAG GTCCTTCGGCGGCCCACGTGCTGCAGGCTGGGGTGTCCGATGACCTTCGGAAGCTGACCTTCATGACCAGTGCCGTGATGGATGTGTTTGGAGTGCCCGGCTGCCGTGTGACCCGCTGTGGTTACACGGGGGAAGATGGTGTGGAG ATCTCGGTGCCAGCAGAGAAGGCCGTCCACCTGGCAGAGGCGCTGCTGAAGAACCAGGAGGTCAAGCTGGCAGGGCTGGCAGCCAGAGACAGCCTGAGGCTGGAGGCAGGTCTTTGCCTCTATGGGAATGACATTGATGAACGCACCACCCCTGTGGAGGGGAGCCTGGGCTGGACCCTGG GAAAACGTCGAAGAGCTGCCATGGACTTCCCTGGTGCTGCCATTGTTGTCCCCCAGATAAAAGGAAAGCTGACCCGTAAGCGTGTGGGGCTGACATCTACAGGAGCACCTATTCGACAGCACAGCCTCATCATGAACACAGAGGGAGCTGTTATTG GGGAAATCACTAGTGGCTGCCCCTCTCCCTGCCTGAAGAAGAATGTGGCCATGGGTTACGTGGATGGACAATACAGCAAAATTGGGACCCCGCTGATGGTGGAGGTACGGAAGAAGCAGCAGGAAGCGGTGGTTAGCAAGATGCCCTTTGTGCCCACTCGCTACTATACTTTGAAGTGA
- the AMT gene encoding aminomethyltransferase, mitochondrial isoform X2: MQHARSSAWRLWGHLGAAAAGARNSRPTATRRSLSSGQEALKKTPLFDFHKSHGGKMVSFAGWSLPVQYQDSHLESHLHTRRHCSLFDVSHMLQTKIFGQDRVKMMESLVVSDIAELKPNQGTLTLFTNEEGGIIDDLIVTNTSDKYLYVVSNAGCREKDLALMQNKASELRSAGWDVNLEVTDHALMALQGPSAAHVLQAGVSDDLRKLTFMTSAVMDVFGVPGCRVTRCGYTGEDGVEISVPAEKAVHLAEALLKNQEVKLAGLAARDSLRLEAGLCLYGNDIDERTTPVEGSLGWTLGKRRRAAMDFPGAAIVVPQIKGKLTRKRVGLTSTGAPIRQHSLIMNTEGAVIGEITSGCPSPCLKKNVAMGYVDGQYSKIGTPLMVEVRKKQQEAVVSKMPFVPTRYYTLK; this comes from the exons ATGCAGCACGCTAGGAGCTCGGCTTGGCGACTCTGGGGGCATCTCGGCGCTGCTGCGGCTGGGGCGCGAAATAGTCGCCCCACAGCAACCCGACGGTCTCTGAGTTCGGGGCAG GAAGCCTTGAAGAAAACCCCACTGTTTGATTTCCACAAGAGCCACGGTGGGAAGATGGTGTCTTTTGCTGGTTGGAGCCTACCTGTGCAGTACCAGGACAGCCACTTAGAATCCCACCTGCATACCCGAAGACATTGCTCACTGTTCGATGTGTCCCACATGCTACAG ACCAAGATATTTGGTCAGGATCGAGTGAAGATGATGGAGAGCTTGGTGGTCAGTGATATTGCTGAACTGAAGCCAAACCAG GGGACGCTGACTCTTTTCACCAATGAAGAAGGTGGTATCATAGATGACCTGATTGTGACAAACACATCTGACAAGTACCTCTACGTGGTGTCCAACGCTGGCTGCCGAGAGAAGGACCTGGCCCTCATGCAG AACAAGGCCTCGGAGCTGAGAAGTGCTGGCTGGGATGTGAACCTGGAGGTGACTGATCATGCCTTGATGGCTCTACAAG GTCCTTCGGCGGCCCACGTGCTGCAGGCTGGGGTGTCCGATGACCTTCGGAAGCTGACCTTCATGACCAGTGCCGTGATGGATGTGTTTGGAGTGCCCGGCTGCCGTGTGACCCGCTGTGGTTACACGGGGGAAGATGGTGTGGAG ATCTCGGTGCCAGCAGAGAAGGCCGTCCACCTGGCAGAGGCGCTGCTGAAGAACCAGGAGGTCAAGCTGGCAGGGCTGGCAGCCAGAGACAGCCTGAGGCTGGAGGCAGGTCTTTGCCTCTATGGGAATGACATTGATGAACGCACCACCCCTGTGGAGGGGAGCCTGGGCTGGACCCTGG GAAAACGTCGAAGAGCTGCCATGGACTTCCCTGGTGCTGCCATTGTTGTCCCCCAGATAAAAGGAAAGCTGACCCGTAAGCGTGTGGGGCTGACATCTACAGGAGCACCTATTCGACAGCACAGCCTCATCATGAACACAGAGGGAGCTGTTATTG GGGAAATCACTAGTGGCTGCCCCTCTCCCTGCCTGAAGAAGAATGTGGCCATGGGTTACGTGGATGGACAATACAGCAAAATTGGGACCCCGCTGATGGTGGAGGTACGGAAGAAGCAGCAGGAAGCGGTGGTTAGCAAGATGCCCTTTGTGCCCACTCGCTACTATACTTTGAAGTGA
- the TCTA gene encoding T-cell leukemia translocation-altered gene protein: MAAESGSELGWQALPTAVLGALSTLGSEFLREWEAQDMRVTLFKLLLLWLVLSLLGIQLAWGVYGSTVTGLYHRPSSGPGGQNGSTPDGSSLFPPWETSENESMKTHRE; this comes from the exons ATGGCGGCTGAGTCCGGGTCCGAGCTGGGTTGGCAAGCTTTGCCCACGGCCGTCCTGGGCGCCCTGAGCACACTGGGCAGCGAGTTCCTGCGCGAGTGGGAGGCGCAGGACATGCGTGTGACCCTCTTCAAGTTGCTGCTCCTGTGGCTGGTGCTGAGCCTCCTGGGGATCCAGCTGGCCTGGGGGGTGTACGGAAGCACTGTGACTGGCCTGTATCACCGCCCGTCCTCGG GTCCGGGAGGCCAGAATGGCTCCACTCCCGATGGCTCTTCCTTGTTTCCTCCATG GGAAACTTCAGAAAACGAATCAATGAAAACCCATCGTGAATAA
- the AMT gene encoding aminomethyltransferase, mitochondrial isoform X1 produces MQHARSSAWRLWGHLGAAAAGARNSRPTATRRSLSSGQQEALKKTPLFDFHKSHGGKMVSFAGWSLPVQYQDSHLESHLHTRRHCSLFDVSHMLQTKIFGQDRVKMMESLVVSDIAELKPNQGTLTLFTNEEGGIIDDLIVTNTSDKYLYVVSNAGCREKDLALMQNKASELRSAGWDVNLEVTDHALMALQGPSAAHVLQAGVSDDLRKLTFMTSAVMDVFGVPGCRVTRCGYTGEDGVEISVPAEKAVHLAEALLKNQEVKLAGLAARDSLRLEAGLCLYGNDIDERTTPVEGSLGWTLGKRRRAAMDFPGAAIVVPQIKGKLTRKRVGLTSTGAPIRQHSLIMNTEGAVIGEITSGCPSPCLKKNVAMGYVDGQYSKIGTPLMVEVRKKQQEAVVSKMPFVPTRYYTLK; encoded by the exons ATGCAGCACGCTAGGAGCTCGGCTTGGCGACTCTGGGGGCATCTCGGCGCTGCTGCGGCTGGGGCGCGAAATAGTCGCCCCACAGCAACCCGACGGTCTCTGAGTTCGGGGCAG CAGGAAGCCTTGAAGAAAACCCCACTGTTTGATTTCCACAAGAGCCACGGTGGGAAGATGGTGTCTTTTGCTGGTTGGAGCCTACCTGTGCAGTACCAGGACAGCCACTTAGAATCCCACCTGCATACCCGAAGACATTGCTCACTGTTCGATGTGTCCCACATGCTACAG ACCAAGATATTTGGTCAGGATCGAGTGAAGATGATGGAGAGCTTGGTGGTCAGTGATATTGCTGAACTGAAGCCAAACCAG GGGACGCTGACTCTTTTCACCAATGAAGAAGGTGGTATCATAGATGACCTGATTGTGACAAACACATCTGACAAGTACCTCTACGTGGTGTCCAACGCTGGCTGCCGAGAGAAGGACCTGGCCCTCATGCAG AACAAGGCCTCGGAGCTGAGAAGTGCTGGCTGGGATGTGAACCTGGAGGTGACTGATCATGCCTTGATGGCTCTACAAG GTCCTTCGGCGGCCCACGTGCTGCAGGCTGGGGTGTCCGATGACCTTCGGAAGCTGACCTTCATGACCAGTGCCGTGATGGATGTGTTTGGAGTGCCCGGCTGCCGTGTGACCCGCTGTGGTTACACGGGGGAAGATGGTGTGGAG ATCTCGGTGCCAGCAGAGAAGGCCGTCCACCTGGCAGAGGCGCTGCTGAAGAACCAGGAGGTCAAGCTGGCAGGGCTGGCAGCCAGAGACAGCCTGAGGCTGGAGGCAGGTCTTTGCCTCTATGGGAATGACATTGATGAACGCACCACCCCTGTGGAGGGGAGCCTGGGCTGGACCCTGG GAAAACGTCGAAGAGCTGCCATGGACTTCCCTGGTGCTGCCATTGTTGTCCCCCAGATAAAAGGAAAGCTGACCCGTAAGCGTGTGGGGCTGACATCTACAGGAGCACCTATTCGACAGCACAGCCTCATCATGAACACAGAGGGAGCTGTTATTG GGGAAATCACTAGTGGCTGCCCCTCTCCCTGCCTGAAGAAGAATGTGGCCATGGGTTACGTGGATGGACAATACAGCAAAATTGGGACCCCGCTGATGGTGGAGGTACGGAAGAAGCAGCAGGAAGCGGTGGTTAGCAAGATGCCCTTTGTGCCCACTCGCTACTATACTTTGAAGTGA